The DNA window TAATTAATTGTTTGCCATAATCTCACTTCGCATAATACGTGTCGCATAAACTTTTTAGCAAAATAATTACTTGGCAAAAAGTGAACTGGGCGTAAGAGACGGTGTTATCAATTTTTTATgctaatttatttgccaaatgaTTGCCGACTATTTCAAATGGTCGAACGACTTTAttttgaaactgtaaatatttatggattttgataaaataaacctaaccaaacctatagcatcagtggtgtagcggtatagcacgcggtacggaacaccgaggacctgggttcgattcccagtgatggtcttatttttctggtttttctgtgcatctatatttcagtttgtattttcaatttaggttttacgggatgaccgtaaaagtaaaaatttggaattgaaataaaaaatacaaaaagattccaaaaaaccaatcttaaaccTATAGCATTCTACAGGAtaatcctgaaatatatcctgaatagtttataagttcagaaaaaaaaacattcattgatatgaaacagttggaaaatgaaTCATGTTTGAATAGCCATACGAAAtcagcgacaaggtacaaaatttatgacgttgactggaCGATGGTTACTCAAGCTAGTTGAGAGAAcacgataaatacgaacatTTCGATAAAAAATCATTGCGTACTAAATCTCAGTCGCTTAACATCAAACTCGGATGAATCAGATTCTAACACTTTTACGATTTTGGTATCAAAAGAAAAGGCAAACACTGTAAGATACTCTCCTAAGAGGAAAGAGTGGATTTAACCGGGTTTGAAGTGAAGCGACTCTCTGTACCTtattgcacggagcgggtggacgcattgaaaaatatatactttcttagtacgagcagcgctaactgcgcgcgtcgcgtgcacgGGATTGTACCTGCGCCCGCGCCTGCAGGCTGCGGCCGCGAAATGTACCCTCGCTAGCGTAGGCTCTTATAATTAATGATGTCACTGTTTTTTACAATTTGTTGGTTTCCAGGGCGACAGCGGCGGCCCCTTGACCATCCTCAACCACGGCATCCACTGCATGTACACCGTGGTCGGCATAACCTCCTTTGGCATGAACTGTGGCAGTGTTGGCGAACCTGGCTGGTACACCAAGGTCTCCTACTACGTGCCCTGGATTGAGAGCATAGTGTGGCCTTAAAGGACTTCAATAAATCACCAATGTTGATTATTCTTCATTTTTTCTACCCTCTACACACATCATACAGCACCAATACCTGACGCAACAAGgcgttcataaataaataaataataaataaaagtggactggacaacaagagcataaaacgatccattttacccaagacgttcatatagtcatccgagccggtatggcgagggtgggtagacacgttgaggggaaaatgggtttaatgctcgagttttaactctgcttttcacttcgatggcgaggaaacgaaattAGCAACAGTGGatcaattgttcacttactatgtacattttattttacatgaattACTATGAaattgagaggaggcctgtgcccagcagtgggacgtatataggctgggatgatgatgatgatgactatataattatatttttttagttttattgatttattttgattgatatgattgatttttaattttatataaattaaaaattatgaaaaaaatatatataaacttctttgtttgtggctgttgacacctgattaccttggtcttagacgaagatttaattATATGCACAGTGCATAAAACGTCAtgttatgtcgcctagatctagcataaacacgaactttacgagcatgagaagtgaaaataaatatcacgttACACTTGTCACCAAttgtcctagtcccaaactaagcaaagcttgtactatgaatacctactaggcaacggataaacatacttattgtTTGAGCCTATAAAGTTGGATGGAGtagtttgatttaaaatgtgAAGTATTTCGCCACCCATCCAACCTCCGCGCGCGTCCTGCTCTGTGGCGAGACGGGCGAGACATATAGAGCAGGGAAAGAACAAAAAAGAAGAGTCTTCTGTCAACGCAGAAGATGGTAGTGCGGGACTCCAAAAATTGGCCGCACCGTGTGTCTGTGCGATTGTTCAACACTGTACAGCCAGAGAAGTACGAGACAAAACGTGTCACAACCAAAACAAAGACTCCTCAAAAGTAAACACCAAATTTGTTGTTATTCACCAAAATGTTCTTTAGGTCGATTACTGGTAAAACATCACTATTAGATCTTTTAAATTATACGGAAAAACTACATATACTAGGATTAACCGAAATTTGGTGTacttaaaaaaagtgaaattgAACGTGTGAGGTTATGTGGGTATGCGTTGGCAAACTGTTACTGTCGGACTGACCGCGAGCAGGCGCAATGGGGTCGCGCTGAACATACTAGATGGGATGAGGTGTAAGCAGCATAATGACCTGCAGAGCTTCTCTgttgagtatcattttgaatttTCGGCTATTGAAGTAATTTGTcgcaaattaattattattgtattattatagaACCGGAAATGGTGaacttgacatttattttgaaaaatttgaatTATTACTACATAGATTGACTAACGAAAACAAAAGGTTTGTTATTATTGGTGATCAGAATGTACATTATTTATCCACAAATACAACGGCTTCGAAACGGCGCgttgatgataataatatagtCACTAGTTATGCATGCACGAATACCGTACCGTGACCTTTCCTACTAGTGTAACGCCGACTCTGCGTCATCCATTGCCTGTGGCATAGCGAACAGCGCTTGTGACGGCCTCAATGTATCACCGGTGGACACGGTTATAAGCGATCCCAACGCGCAGCGATATGAATATGATTTGACACATAGCTAACTGAATAATAACAATACTTTTGAGCGACGATTATTTTTAGTGATTAAACTATATTNNNNNNNNNNNNNNNNNNNNNNNNNNNNNNNNNNNNNNNNNNNNNNNNNNNNNNNNNNNNNNNNNNNNNNNNNNNNNNNNNNNNNNNNNNNNNNNNNNNNCTACAGAACCTACCGGCAATAAATCCTGGGatagtaagtataatattatgtagtcTTAGATTTTTTAGTAGCATTATTGATCTAACGACTGGTAGATggactgatttgtggtgtgcaataatagtagattgtacagcaagaacataaaacgagcgattttacccgagacgtaaATAttgccacccgagccggtacggcgatgATAGACACTTCGataggaaaatgggtttaatgctcgagttttaagcagagtttccaccaataatgtgcgaggatgtgttgcgagggcacagcacatctctggtagaaacagctgagcggagatTACATCAGTCATTTTATAAAGTCCTATTCAACATAGTTATTGTATTTATAGGAACTAAAGGTAAGAAATAAAGCAAAGAAATAGAGTTTAATACTTGttcataatgttattttgttcctgtaaatacatatttggaTCTTGCGTAGAGCTTGGCACTCATTTAGATCTCCATTCTTTTTGCGGCGAAGCCCGCAGCCAAGCATAATGTttgtattgaacttggctctcctttttttacatttatgtttttggtgggatatcattactttttgttaaGAAAACTAGGCAGGTATTGAGAGTTTATGTTTTTTCTTGCGTTTCCGCTGCgtggttttctttttttatgctATTGTATATTACATGTGAATCTTACTCCTACGGTCCTACGTAAGAAATGAAATGACAAACTAACCTAAAAGAGCTACAAACAAATGAGGTTTTGTAAGAAACAATTTACctaagtaatattaaataacTCGCAAATGCCGTTAAAGTACAATACTCAAAAAGGAATAATTTATATGTGGACTATTCCAGCTGTAACCCAAATAAATTTAGTCGAACGACGCAGCATAAAACGCAATCGCAAACGCGGCATAACGAGGACGCAGGCGCGAATGAGCGCCGCTAAGAGCATACTTTGGTTCGTTCGCATTTTAAGTCGTTTAGCgctagcacagaatatataatagtactgacatacagaatggacacgctccgccccgcaccggttcgagttaccccacccctcaagcgcagattacaggaaaaccgcaggaaagcagtcaagtgcgcgacgcgatgtatgtcggtcgcaccgtcgcacggcactaagttcgggagcaataactttgcaaaatggtgatatactgttcattgtatgggtgtttgtcaacagccaaagataagaaaaggagtttttttttcgatttcagatttaaacaataaaactgtGGAAAATCTAAACGTCAGTTACTACATTTGTGatttacactttaaaaatacagatcgtctagcaaaaaaattaaaacgtgatGCAGTTCCGACTCAAAATTTGCCACAAGATATTCGTCTAGATCGAACAAAATATACTCAAACTGAATATAGTATTTCTCAGCGCATATCAACAATAGAAGATGCTTCACAAACTTCAATTCCGAGTGTTTCAGATTGTTCAACACAGACTACGAAAGATTTGTCTGCCAACACaccacgtaaaaaaaaattgcttagggaatataaaactatttcctaaaattatttcctaaaaacccGAAAATCAgtcatattctaataatttgtcgctcgtacaaagtcacataattttccgtgaaatccgCGCGCGGGCaccgggcggcgcggcgcgggccaAACGGGCGCGCGCGCCTCTAGTTGGACCTCGCTTGCCCCCGCGTACCTACAAGTGCAAGGCGCGAGCGAGTTCAACCAGCATTCTTACATTAgtcaatacataaatatatacgtAGCAATAAGACATCGCTATTGCCTTGACCTTGGTATACATACACATTGGACTTTCTTTTAAGGTACAAAGAGTTCAAACTAACAAATTTATaccttaaatattatttataattttcaaaagAAATCAGAGAAACGAACCTTGGGCACTGATCTTTGTTATTAACCCCCGTAGttgaggggtgttataactttgaccgctatgtgtgtctgtgtgtctgtctgtggcaccgtagctcttaaacgggtggaccgatttgaatgcggtttttttatttgaaagcaggttttctagcaatggttcttagacatgatttatcaacatcggttcagccgtttccagatcatcagctcttttgttcgctgcggtaggaatcttagacgcgtAATGGGTATTCACTTTACTTTCAAATCATATGTGGGGCCTAAAATTTGTAACACCCATGCACGCTATATAACTATACAAGATTATGGAATGCttggcctgatgctgcagccaggatatacagaacttgataaaaccatagcagatatatcgtgtttggattcgttttgatcagttttgattctacatacaatgcaatggtggcaacaggatgagctgatgctgcagccaggatatccagcacactagtaggtacactctttaaaaaataatagaacatATGTACTGTTTGGATTTGTTtagatcagtatttgattctacatacctacaatgcaatggtggcaacaggatgagctgatgctgcagccaggatatccagcacactccagtatttaaaaaataataacacatAAATTTAGTGTTTGGAtttgttttgatcagtatttgattctacatacaatgcaatggtggcaacaggatgagctgatgctgcagctagGATATTCAGTACACCAGTATacttttgataaaataatagcagatatgtcgtgtttgattccttttgatcagtatttgattctacacaCAATGCAATGGTaacaacacgatgagctgatgctgtaTCCAGGACATCCAACACactggtacatttttttaaataatataagtaacaaagtttaaaaaacatgaaataaagtacttaaattaaaaatttaaaaacctccGGCTCAAAGAacgtcagtaaaaaaaaaaagcccgAAAGAAAACCgctgacaaaaaaacgccgccaaaaaagataaccaaaaagtaaaaaataattatgcgttGCCTAGCTGTTGGCaccgacttcatctgcgaagaatttgtttatcactatcccgcgtgGACTATgcagatttcccgcaaaattagcctaagttaatttagcataagtacctacctagtaatattttttttatttaagcgtagtcggtgtcgggggaccgctaaggttagataatactttaaaaatacaacttatgtactttagtttcctgttaaccttagcggccCCCCGACACCGGCTacgtttacataaaaaaatattactaggtaatGCTAAATTAACTTGGCTAATTTTCCGGGAAAtctgcatagtccccgcgggatagtgataaatgaattcttcgcagatgaagtcgctgccaacagctaggtagtgcataatttttttttactttttagtttgtcttttttggcggcgtttttttgtcagcGGTTTTCTTTCaggcgtttttttatatttttgctggcgtttttgtgtagagattttttaaatttttaatttaagtactttttttagtgACCGTGGACTATTAAATCACTACCATGCAGGTATAAACCAACCGACACGCTAAATTGTAACCAAATCGCTACCGCTTATAATTTTGTACCATTCGTCAGTGCCGCTGATTGGCTGGGGCGACGGTGGACCGACCGCGTCGCTAGAACATAAGCTTGCTGCTGTCAAATGACGTCAGTATAGCGTTTTCTCACTGGAACTAGAACTGAGTGAGTGAGACAACGCTAAACGCATGACAGTTGACAGCGGCAAACTTATAGCGAACGTGTTgtataaagtatttatttattcattgaatCTCATGTATGTACGAGTACTTCACTTGTATACTGTTACTGGTTTAGGCACGAAGAACGTTTGTGGTTATAGTATGACAATCATTTAATTCATCGTTGACAAAGAAGCAGGATGaacataaatgtaataaaacaataaatacctaaatcgGTATTCGTAAGCGGAGCCTGTTTGTGTGTTGCTCGGGAGCGCTTTTATGTAGATTTACTTCTGTTCTGTGTATAATTATGAGGTGCCGCGCGCCGCCGACGACACACCGTCGGCCGGTTGTTTAGCGCgtattacaagttttttgtaTGGGGACTCCACTTATTATTTgacttaactttatttatatacttctATTATAtagcaaatataataatacatataatggGTTAGTTTCAAATATCTTCTTGTAACGGTTTCAAcgctacattttttttgtatggggacCCCCCcctgttttttaactttttgttatttttataattaccgAGCTGGATTTCAAATTTCATCcttctgtcagtcagtcagtcagtgctAAAATTTACGACTTTTTGACCTTTATATCTTTAGAACCGTTTGAGCTAGCTTCATGAAATTTGGGCTTCTAGATGTCCTTATGTATAATAATTAAACACACATAGTGTGTTTACGTTAAAGAGGTTTTGAGTCATAGAAGCGTCAAAAGTGGCACCACGTGGTTCGTGTAATATTACACTCGGCGCTGGCTAGCCAGTTCCTttgcttgaacttggcttggcacgctgccgcgtgtctagataataataaatataaatatttacagcACAATGCGATCCTCAGATTTATAAACATTGCAGATTAATAATTTTCAGAATCCCAGGATAAGATTAATGGTGGGAATAATAGTTAAATTGACTCTACCTAATATCGACCATATCGTTAGTTAACACTAGTTATGAATAGACATCGGTATCATATCACCGTTTGATTTTCATGGCAGAGTATGGTttgtagcaaaaaaaaaacacttctgaAATCACGTAATTGTATTTGTCTCCAGAGTGTTTGGAGTACCAGATGCGGGTGATATACCCGTGCGAGGAGAGTAAGACCCTCATGGGAGACAAGGTCCGCCGCGACTACTGCAGGCACAACGCTGGCGAGCTGATCGCTGGTGGCACCGACGCGAAACTTGACGAGTTTCCTCATATGGTgattattacttaaatattattatgcattacAATATCTTTAAagttaattaactaaaacaatcCTGTCAATctttcaaaggttaactggaagagttCCCTTTAAGGGACAAGTTCGCTTTTGAACATCTTCTTATCCTGTTTTCTGTTAATTGCATGTGTTtttaagtacaataaagagttttacaatacaatacaatacattcaCATAGGGTCTCCGGTATAAATATATCTACTTGCTTATTTGCTGTTCCAGGTCCTGCTAGGTTATGGCAGTAACATCAGCTCAGCTGATTGGAACTTCTGTGCGGGGACCCTGATCAGCGACCGATTCATCCTCACAGCTGCAACGTGCACAGCAACACGACTGTGAGTGTTCAGTCTGTAGCATGGTAAACTTAACAAATCTGACAAATCCTCATACATCTCTCATACACCAGATGATCGAAATACTTAGCCCAATGGTTAGAGTACcttactacgaagcttaaggttccgggttcgatccccggtcggggcagatatttgtatgaaaaatacgaatgtttagtTACTTACGTGAATGTTTATAAATTCTATGTTATACattatgctattttttttttaaactgtgcctgattcagtccatccgtttgggAGCTGCGATATATACAGATAGCCTTTGATTGTGTACGAGTACAAGGCCGTTCATGTATTAAGTTGAAATGTTCGGGTTTTTCGGGGGGCCCGACAAGCTCCGTCCAGATTTCTAccaccatttttagggttccggagccaaaatagaaaaaacggaacccttatagtttcgccatgtctgtctgtctgtccgtccgcggatttgctcagggactatcaatgctagaaagctggatttttgcacggatatataagtaatttATGACGACGAATTGGTacaattacaaatacaaaaaaaaattttttagcgtAACTCCCattgtaaagtgggggtgtttttttttctcatctaaccctataatGTGAGatatcgttgggtaggtcttttaaaacctttaggggtttgctgagacgatttttcgattcaatgagtTGTTTGcgagatattcaactttaaagtgcaaattttcattaaaatagagcgtcccccccccctctaaaatctaaagcggtgggtggaaaaaatttaaatttgaaatgtggtaaattgcagcctaaggtataaaatatacctaaacttggaagattccgtataaagtactagaaatcgttagaaaaatattacttcattttttcgtaatggctacggaaccctattttgggcgtgtccgacatgctcttggccgctttttatCGCTAATTCTTACAGCAGGAGATCTTGCTGTAACCAACGCTTATACAAGCTTGgtaacaatattatgtatttatatattaggcgtctatgtataataaataacatatgtTTCTACTCGCGTTGTACAATGTGCTACTAACGATATCGCTATCGGTAGTCTAATGAGGTGCATTGTGTGatcgcaactttgacatttcattgtgaaacgtttcaaaTAGACTATTGCACGTCTCTCCGAGACAGGACATGATGTGCTGATAACTAAACATATACTGATTTAACATCTATGTAAACACTTATGACcttgcaataaacattttgtttttgaatttgaatttgaatttcacaatgttatttttcgcactgcaaatggcgggaattaaaattaaaaaaaattaaaatcgaaccattctattttattttctaatctTATTATCATTAAATCGactttaaatatcaatttaaatatGCTTAcacataaacaattattaaataatgaatacttatctacatttatttacataacggtaaatcaattaattttacggttattattaaaattaatactgcaacattatttaatttggctaTATTCGAAAAAGTTCCCGGGTCCATGAGGTTGtaattagtgaaaaaaatacgtttcaaAATAGCAggatttgttttgcttttgaaCGGAGGtcttgaaaattaaaagaaataaaagagttaatcactatttaaacgactttttatcTGTGAGAATGTGTGACTTTGGTGAATTAAGTGATGCAGAAATGATGACGCCGCCAGAAATAAAACAGGCGGCAATGGAAGTGAGCAGTAATTTGCTacctttaaaatcgaaaaattcatttatattgtccgttatgtaagtattcattatttattattttttatgtttgagcTTTAAGTCAaaacagtcaaagtcaaagtgatttatttgtaaacattatGTATAACTGATTACAGTGGTGGAAAAGTTTGGCATGCAACATTATGTTTTGCCGATAGGCGTACAATAGTCaaagatgaaattaaaattaaaactaggattaaaataaaataatataggtacctacacaaaaaaagaaataatttaaataaaagaaaataaaagatttcAAGTTTGTCAacgctaataaaaaaatatttaatttaaattgtctgtaaaaaatgtgaaattgaataatagaaattaaaaatttagagAGCTTATTCTTAAATTCCTGCAGTGGCAGGAATCTCAAGGCAATAGGTATTCTtcttatatataaaagaagaaactgactgactgactgactgacttatagatcaacgcacagcccaaaccgctgggcctagaaacttgaaatttggtacagggatTCTTTTTAAGGtgtaacccccttattcataaacgacaatcaaacctattttagttaaaatgccgctaaaattcgtttgtccttatctgtcacttcgacatttgtatttgttagaaagggacaaaggatttgttagttaacataggcttgttaagttttatgaataaggggg is part of the Choristoneura fumiferana chromosome 26, NRCan_CFum_1, whole genome shotgun sequence genome and encodes:
- the LOC141443013 gene encoding phenoloxidase-activating enzyme 1-like, with product MRVIYPCEESKTLMGDKVRRDYCRHNAGELIAGGTDAKLDEFPHMVLLGYGSNISSADWNFCAGTLISDRFILTAATCTATRL